One Campylobacterota bacterium DNA segment encodes these proteins:
- a CDS encoding PatB family C-S lyase: MELDPYNVFIDRSGTNAEKYTLRASLFGTEEVRPMWVADMDIATPECVLEAIRERLAHPVMGYEIMSDAAYDAQIGWFERRHAFTMEREWLSYSPSVVASIGCAIRALSGEGDEVIVMDPVYPPFYTMVKHNRRTLIVHPLRPDETGVYRFDLDRLASQVTPKTKMLLLCSPHNPLGRVWSREELETLGAFCLERGIRIVSDEIHCDLVYSLNRHIPTASLSPALRENTVMLIGPGKTFNMAGFSISTVCIPSHELRALYDAERKRLHWGEGALLSHVAFEAAYARGERWYAGLMDHLNANAEAIVTWASSRPTISVGKPEATYLAWLDCRALGMGDGELREFFVREARLGLSPGLGFGKEGSGFMRLNFAVPRGVLDEALESMGRAIDGTR; encoded by the coding sequence ATGGAACTAGACCCCTACAACGTCTTCATCGACCGCAGCGGCACGAACGCCGAAAAATACACCCTTCGGGCCTCTTTGTTCGGTACCGAAGAGGTACGGCCGATGTGGGTGGCCGACATGGACATCGCGACACCCGAATGTGTCCTCGAAGCGATCAGGGAACGGCTTGCCCACCCGGTGATGGGATACGAGATTATGAGCGATGCGGCGTACGATGCCCAGATCGGATGGTTTGAACGTCGCCATGCGTTCACGATGGAGCGCGAATGGCTCAGCTACTCCCCCTCGGTCGTCGCGTCGATCGGGTGTGCGATCCGCGCGCTCAGCGGGGAAGGAGACGAAGTGATCGTGATGGACCCCGTCTATCCCCCTTTTTACACGATGGTCAAACACAATCGCCGAACCCTGATCGTCCATCCCCTCCGCCCGGACGAGACGGGGGTATACCGCTTTGACCTTGATCGTCTCGCCTCGCAGGTCACCCCCAAAACGAAGATGCTGTTGCTGTGCTCGCCGCACAATCCGCTTGGGCGGGTTTGGTCGCGGGAGGAACTCGAAACGCTCGGTGCGTTTTGTCTTGAACGCGGGATCCGGATCGTCAGCGATGAGATACACTGCGATCTCGTCTACTCCCTCAACCGCCATATTCCCACTGCGTCCCTTTCGCCTGCGCTGCGTGAGAATACCGTGATGCTCATCGGACCGGGGAAGACGTTCAACATGGCGGGATTTTCGATTTCGACCGTCTGCATCCCCTCACATGAGCTGCGTGCGCTCTACGATGCAGAGCGTAAACGTCTGCACTGGGGAGAGGGGGCTTTGTTGTCCCACGTTGCCTTCGAAGCCGCTTATGCGCGGGGGGAGAGGTGGTATGCGGGGTTGATGGATCACCTGAATGCCAACGCCGAGGCGATCGTCACCTGGGCGTCATCCCGCCCGACGATAAGCGTCGGCAAGCCCGAAGCGACTTACCTCGCCTGGCTTGATTGCCGCGCTTTGGGAATGGGGGACGGCGAATTGCGGGAATTTTTCGTCCGCGAAGCCAGACTGGGGCTGAGCCCCGGACTGGGATTCGGCAAAGAGGGGAGCGGGTTTATGCGGCTCAATTTCGCCGTCCCCAGAGGCGTTTTGGACGAAGCGCTCGAAAGTATGGGAAGGGCGATCGATGGAACGCGCTAA
- a CDS encoding pyridoxamine 5'-phosphate oxidase family protein → MERAKIDAFVAEHHLLSLATSGERLWCCSAFYAYDAAGASFIIASDEATEHIANVLRNPSVTGTVALETKTVGKIRGIQFAGRMARASDEEARRLYFGRFPYARAMNPTLWRIELDEVKMTDNTLGFGKKLTWKRSVSE, encoded by the coding sequence ATGGAACGCGCTAAAATCGATGCTTTTGTCGCCGAACATCATCTCCTCTCGCTCGCGACGTCGGGAGAGAGACTGTGGTGCTGCTCGGCGTTTTACGCGTATGATGCGGCGGGGGCTTCGTTCATTATCGCATCGGACGAAGCGACCGAACACATCGCGAATGTCTTGCGCAACCCCTCGGTGACGGGAACGGTGGCGCTGGAAACCAAAACGGTGGGAAAGATACGGGGGATACAATTTGCCGGGCGGATGGCTCGGGCGTCCGACGAGGAGGCCCGCCGTCTTTATTTCGGGAGGTTCCCGTACGCACGGGCGATGAATCCGACGCTGTGGCGGATCGAGCTCGATGAGGTTAAAATGACCGACAATACCCTCGGCTTCGGGAAAAAACTCACTTGGAAGCGTTCTGTTTCGGAGTGA
- a CDS encoding uracil-DNA glycosylase: MQKINCHRCAYYFVTWEAHQPHGCKAYGFKSRMIPSQVVLSSSGAQCIYFTPKQNASK, encoded by the coding sequence ATGCAAAAGATCAACTGTCACCGCTGCGCCTATTATTTCGTGACGTGGGAAGCGCACCAGCCGCACGGCTGCAAAGCCTACGGTTTCAAATCGAGAATGATCCCCTCGCAGGTCGTCCTGAGCTCCAGCGGAGCACAGTGTATCTACTTCACTCCGAAACAGAACGCTTCCAAGTGA
- a CDS encoding dUTP diphosphatase codes for MNKLLCMLELQQRLNDSTNGKGWEKGVTKDGKRINWRRCVYMECAEMIDSFGWKHWKSIAQPTDYANLQIEIVDVWHFIMSLVLEDGIYREGETFAQMAEWMSETVGYTELCKAREGEFDSDEALMLKIEILMRHALQPAIDGDLEKMSDDFFRLAAMGGLNLDTLYRLYVGKNILNQFRQDHGYKEGHYVKVWNGEEDNSVMKRSWEAHPDMTPDELYAALKAVYPA; via the coding sequence ATGAATAAATTACTCTGCATGCTGGAACTGCAACAACGCCTCAACGACTCGACCAACGGCAAAGGATGGGAAAAAGGGGTAACGAAAGACGGAAAACGGATCAACTGGCGCCGTTGCGTCTATATGGAGTGTGCCGAGATGATCGATTCGTTCGGATGGAAACACTGGAAAAGCATCGCACAGCCCACCGATTACGCCAACCTGCAGATCGAGATCGTCGACGTATGGCATTTTATTATGAGCCTTGTCCTGGAGGACGGCATTTACCGGGAGGGGGAAACTTTTGCCCAGATGGCGGAATGGATGTCCGAAACTGTAGGATATACCGAACTTTGCAAGGCGCGAGAAGGGGAATTCGATTCGGACGAAGCATTGATGCTCAAAATCGAGATTCTGATGCGCCATGCCCTGCAGCCTGCGATCGACGGCGATCTGGAGAAAATGAGCGACGATTTTTTCAGGCTCGCGGCGATGGGAGGGCTCAACCTCGATACCCTCTATCGTCTTTACGTCGGGAAAAACATCCTCAACCAGTTCCGTCAGGACCACGGATACAAAGAGGGGCATTACGTCAAGGTCTGGAACGGCGAAGAGGACAACAGCGTGATGAAACGCTCGTGGGAAGCCCATCCGGATATGACCCCGGATGAACTGTATGCGGCGCTCAAAGCCGTTTATCCGGCCTGA
- a CDS encoding lipid A biosynthesis lauroyl acyltransferase produces the protein MTRFRLFLMLERLLMALPGSWRKAFFLFLAWLAHRLAPSRNRVISQNLAFAFGGTLSEQETLHIERYCYRNLLLNFLQVMENRRNRIEDFRKAVRFENREAVDALLAGGRPIIFISAHFGNWELGATALSKLIVPTTSIYKSFDRPEFNPYLLEARTRHGMEMIEKEGALKHLARTLKSGGCVSLMIDQASNARHGVAVDFFGHSTYHSSTPASLSSKYEAPIVPLYILTEDDEHYTIRFEDPIEVTGEDPQALVGATQELVTTLERIIRAHPKFWFWCHKRWKGEFPEIYRK, from the coding sequence ATGACCCGTTTTCGCCTTTTCTTAATGCTGGAGCGTTTGCTGATGGCGCTGCCGGGGTCATGGCGCAAAGCTTTTTTCCTTTTTCTGGCATGGCTGGCCCATCGGCTGGCACCTTCGCGGAACCGGGTCATTTCCCAAAACCTCGCCTTTGCCTTCGGCGGGACACTTTCCGAACAAGAAACCCTCCACATCGAACGCTACTGCTACCGGAACCTCCTTTTGAACTTTCTGCAGGTGATGGAAAACCGCCGCAACCGGATCGAAGATTTTCGCAAAGCGGTCCGTTTCGAAAACCGCGAAGCGGTAGATGCCCTGCTCGCCGGGGGACGTCCGATCATCTTCATCTCCGCCCATTTCGGCAACTGGGAACTGGGGGCAACCGCCCTTTCCAAGCTCATTGTCCCCACCACTTCCATCTACAAAAGTTTCGACCGTCCCGAGTTCAACCCCTATCTGCTCGAAGCCCGTACCCGCCACGGCATGGAGATGATCGAAAAAGAAGGGGCGCTCAAACACCTCGCCCGAACGCTCAAAAGCGGCGGATGCGTCTCACTGATGATCGACCAGGCCAGCAATGCACGCCACGGCGTTGCCGTCGATTTTTTCGGACACAGCACCTACCACTCCTCGACGCCGGCAAGCCTCTCGTCCAAATACGAAGCGCCGATCGTCCCGCTCTATATCCTGACCGAAGACGATGAACACTACACGATCCGGTTTGAAGATCCGATTGAAGTAACGGGTGAAGATCCGCAGGCGCTTGTAGGAGCAACGCAGGAACTCGTGACGACGCTTGAGCGGATCATCCGCGCGCATCCCAAATTCTGGTTCTGGTGTCACAAACGGTGGAAAGGGGAATTTCCGGAAATCTACCGGAAATAA
- the waaC gene encoding lipopolysaccharide heptosyltransferase I produces MKSPRPKIAIVRLSALGDIVNTAVVLQIIKARYPDALIDWFVEEAFAPLLEGHPLLHETVPVPIKRIKKSRDFGLLMRTLRGLKGRAPYDRIIDAQGLMKSALVASLLKGPVHGFDRRSARESAAAWFYDTASAIPYDENVVRRNVRVVTEALDIPYAETLIRDKAPLFPSEPEGILSPSDRPAVACVIGASWPSKCYPKELFSQVCSGLEGTTCHLIWGSEAERKDAEWIALHAPNAFVAPKMSLRELVGFIGKCDLTIGNDTGPTHMAWAMNRASITLFGPTNERMIYPTSLNVAIQSSSTVDILKIDRNDFSIREIDPDLIVQKAKELL; encoded by the coding sequence ATGAAGAGTCCCCGTCCCAAAATCGCGATCGTCCGGCTGAGCGCCCTGGGCGATATCGTCAATACCGCCGTCGTATTGCAGATCATCAAGGCACGCTATCCCGACGCCCTGATCGACTGGTTTGTCGAAGAGGCGTTTGCGCCGCTGCTGGAGGGGCATCCTCTCCTCCACGAAACGGTCCCCGTCCCGATCAAACGGATCAAAAAGAGCCGGGATTTCGGTTTGTTGATGCGTACGCTCCGAGGGCTCAAAGGGCGCGCGCCCTACGACCGCATCATCGACGCCCAGGGGCTGATGAAATCGGCCCTCGTCGCTTCGCTCCTCAAAGGGCCGGTCCACGGCTTCGACCGCCGCAGCGCGAGGGAATCGGCGGCGGCATGGTTTTACGACACCGCTTCGGCCATCCCCTACGACGAAAACGTCGTCCGCCGAAACGTCCGGGTCGTCACCGAAGCGCTCGACATCCCCTATGCCGAAACACTGATCCGGGACAAAGCCCCCCTCTTCCCGTCGGAACCGGAGGGCATCCTTTCTCCTTCGGATCGCCCCGCCGTCGCCTGCGTCATCGGCGCTTCGTGGCCCAGCAAATGCTATCCCAAAGAGCTCTTTTCGCAGGTATGCTCGGGACTGGAGGGGACGACCTGCCACCTCATCTGGGGAAGCGAAGCCGAGCGGAAGGATGCCGAATGGATCGCCCTCCATGCCCCCAATGCCTTCGTCGCCCCGAAAATGTCACTCAGAGAACTGGTCGGTTTTATCGGGAAATGCGACCTGACGATCGGCAACGATACCGGTCCGACCCACATGGCCTGGGCGATGAACCGGGCTTCGATCACGCTGTTCGGGCCGACCAACGAACGGATGATCTACCCGACGTCGTTGAACGTCGCGATCCAGTCGTCCTCGACCGTCGATATCCTCAAAATCGATCGCAACGATTTCTCGATTCGCGAAATCGACCCTGACCTTATCGTACAAAAAGCCAAGGAACTGCTATGA
- a CDS encoding PDC sensor domain-containing protein yields MVVQDIQQYAEVRPKARAYFCYLFHKNLPNHLPSVSVEAVTARLLKIRGDLKGLEAAYLLDAKGNQVGPTYLKEGKKEEDAGTSRSTRAYYYRAMHERRCTITDPYPSLLNDELTVTASQPIFDEYGEIVYVACLDMPLAEVLRIAHPLAAETYAGKFFRIVYAMFSVALTFVALLLFVKGIESFLSYGLGHYERIEIKDIFEATILLTLSLATFDLVKTIFEEEVLGRPKHDPASDIHKTMVRFLGSIIIALSIEALMLVFKFAMTAPEMLVNAIYIIGGVSMLLIGLAVYIRFTHQKERM; encoded by the coding sequence ATGGTCGTACAGGATATACAGCAATACGCGGAAGTCCGCCCGAAAGCACGAGCCTATTTTTGCTATCTGTTTCACAAAAACCTCCCTAACCACCTCCCCTCGGTATCGGTCGAAGCGGTTACGGCCCGACTGCTGAAAATCCGGGGCGATCTCAAAGGGCTAGAGGCGGCCTATCTCCTCGACGCCAAGGGAAACCAGGTGGGGCCGACCTATCTGAAAGAGGGGAAAAAAGAAGAGGACGCGGGTACGAGTCGTTCGACGCGGGCGTACTATTACCGGGCGATGCACGAGCGGCGCTGCACGATCACCGACCCTTACCCGTCGCTGCTCAACGACGAACTGACGGTAACCGCTTCCCAGCCGATTTTCGACGAATACGGCGAAATCGTCTACGTCGCGTGTCTGGATATGCCGCTGGCCGAAGTGCTGCGGATCGCCCACCCCCTTGCGGCGGAGACCTATGCGGGCAAGTTTTTCCGGATCGTATACGCGATGTTCTCGGTGGCACTCACTTTCGTCGCGCTGCTGCTGTTCGTCAAAGGGATCGAGAGTTTCCTCTCGTACGGTTTGGGGCATTACGAACGGATCGAGATCAAGGACATCTTTGAAGCGACGATTCTTCTGACGTTGTCGCTCGCGACGTTCGATCTGGTCAAAACGATTTTTGAAGAAGAGGTGCTCGGGCGACCCAAACACGATCCTGCGTCGGATATCCACAAAACGATGGTCCGCTTCCTGGGCTCCATCATCATCGCGCTTTCCATCGAGGCGCTGATGCTCGTATTCAAATTCGCGATGACGGCGCCGGAGATGCTGGTCAACGCGATTTACATCATCGGCGGGGTGTCGATGCTGTTGATCGGACTGGCGGTCTATATCCGCTTTACCCATCAAAAGGAGAGAATGTGA
- the hisH gene encoding imidazole glycerol phosphate synthase subunit HisH → MIAIVDYNMGNLASVKNAFDLLGERVVVESDPEKLSSYDKVILPGVGAFADAMEHLRTRGMDEAVREYARSGKHLLGICLGMQLLFDSSEEFGINEGLGLIRGRVVAFDTSRFHTPLKVPHMGWNRMFTKPHALFEGLDEAHYLYFVHSYHALCENDADSIGESVYGYRFTSAVAHENVMGIQPHPEKSHRNGLNILKNFINL, encoded by the coding sequence GTGATTGCGATCGTCGATTACAACATGGGGAACCTCGCGAGCGTCAAAAACGCGTTTGACTTGCTGGGTGAACGGGTCGTCGTCGAATCGGACCCCGAAAAACTCTCATCGTACGACAAAGTGATTTTGCCGGGGGTCGGGGCGTTTGCCGACGCGATGGAACACCTCAGAACCCGGGGGATGGATGAGGCGGTCAGGGAATACGCCCGCAGCGGCAAGCATTTGCTGGGGATCTGCCTGGGAATGCAGCTGTTGTTCGATTCGAGCGAAGAGTTCGGGATTAACGAAGGACTCGGCCTCATTCGGGGACGGGTCGTCGCGTTCGATACGAGCCGTTTTCACACCCCCCTGAAAGTTCCCCACATGGGATGGAACCGGATGTTCACGAAACCCCATGCGCTGTTTGAAGGTCTGGACGAAGCCCATTACCTCTATTTCGTCCACTCCTACCACGCCCTGTGCGAAAACGATGCCGACAGCATCGGCGAGAGCGTCTACGGCTACCGTTTTACAAGCGCCGTTGCGCACGAGAACGTCATGGGGATCCAGCCCCATCCGGAGAAAAGCCACCGGAACGGACTGAACATTCTCAAAAACTTTATCAACCTCTGA
- the hisA gene encoding 1-(5-phosphoribosyl)-5-[(5-phosphoribosylamino)methylideneamino]imidazole-4-carboxamide isomerase — protein MTIFPAIDLKDGKAVRLTKGAMESAKIYSDTPWELVKTFEEMGAEWVHLVDLNGAFAGEPKNLEQIRLIRENCNVKLELGGGIRDEATIKRYLELGIDRLILGSIAVKDPDFVKAMAAKYPIAVGIDAIDGYVAVEGWGEVSSMKATDLARAFADAGVEAIICTDVGRDGTLSGVNVDFTLEIARASGVVTIASGGVRDESDIEALRATGEIEGVIVGKAFYEGTIDLKRFF, from the coding sequence ATGACTATTTTTCCCGCGATCGACCTCAAAGACGGCAAAGCCGTCCGCCTCACGAAAGGGGCGATGGAGAGCGCCAAAATTTATTCGGATACCCCATGGGAACTCGTCAAAACGTTCGAAGAGATGGGCGCCGAATGGGTTCACCTCGTCGATCTCAACGGCGCGTTTGCCGGAGAGCCCAAAAACCTCGAACAGATCCGCCTGATCCGTGAAAACTGCAACGTCAAACTCGAACTCGGCGGAGGCATCCGTGACGAAGCGACGATCAAACGCTATCTGGAACTGGGGATCGACCGGCTCATTTTGGGCTCTATCGCCGTGAAGGACCCCGATTTCGTCAAAGCGATGGCCGCGAAATATCCCATCGCCGTCGGGATCGATGCAATCGACGGATATGTCGCCGTCGAAGGGTGGGGCGAAGTGAGTTCCATGAAAGCGACCGATCTGGCCCGCGCGTTTGCGGATGCTGGGGTCGAAGCGATCATCTGCACCGATGTCGGGCGCGACGGTACACTTTCGGGCGTAAATGTCGATTTTACCCTTGAGATTGCCCGGGCGTCGGGAGTCGTGACGATCGCAAGCGGCGGCGTCCGCGACGAATCGGACATCGAAGCGCTCCGCGCGACGGGCGAAATCGAAGGGGTGATTGTCGGAAAAGCGTTTTATGAGGGTACAATCGATCTCAAACGCTTTTTTTAA
- a CDS encoding chemotaxis response regulator CheY yields the protein MKLLVVDDSSTMRRIIKNTLSRLGYEDVLEGEDGVQGWNALNENPDMGMLITDWNMPEMNGLELVKKVRADARFTDLPIIMVTTEGGKAEVITALKAGVNNYIVKPFTPQVLKEKLAAVLGTEG from the coding sequence TTGAAATTATTGGTAGTAGATGACAGTTCGACAATGCGCCGTATTATTAAAAACACCCTTTCACGGCTCGGGTACGAGGACGTGTTGGAAGGTGAAGACGGCGTGCAGGGATGGAATGCGTTGAATGAAAATCCCGACATGGGGATGCTGATCACGGACTGGAATATGCCCGAAATGAACGGCCTTGAGCTGGTCAAAAAAGTGCGTGCCGATGCCCGTTTCACGGATCTGCCGATCATCATGGTCACGACGGAGGGGGGAAAAGCGGAAGTTATTACCGCCCTCAAGGCCGGGGTGAACAACTACATCGTCAAACCGTTCACCCCGCAGGTCCTGAAAGAGAAGCTTGCCGCCGTTCTCGGTACTGAGGGTTGA
- a CDS encoding 50S ribosomal protein L11 methyltransferase, which produces MQDFYYMLVVKPSSHLELFSDFLVDLLPVGFEETEEGFIVRSEENLETVSWGIEQFAEALQRATGEVVDVELTLTKEKNDDWIARYQEAVTPVEIEPFYIHPTWEEPKEGMLNIAIDPALAFGTGHHPTTASCLRAVAKYVRAGDTVMDVGCGSGILAMAALRKGGVVDACDTDPLSVENAVANAAQNGLEYRRIWEGPVQESSERYNVIIANIVADVLVFIASDLKKRLEEGGVLILSGIMDKYEDKVLRAYKAMELTERIVENEWVTLVMTQKGNG; this is translated from the coding sequence ATGCAAGATTTCTATTACATGCTGGTGGTCAAACCATCATCTCATCTTGAACTCTTCAGCGATTTCCTGGTCGATCTCCTTCCCGTCGGTTTCGAAGAGACCGAGGAAGGATTCATTGTCCGCAGCGAAGAAAACCTCGAAACGGTCAGCTGGGGGATCGAACAATTTGCCGAAGCGCTTCAACGGGCGACCGGCGAGGTCGTCGACGTGGAACTTACCCTCACAAAAGAAAAAAACGACGACTGGATTGCCCGTTACCAAGAAGCGGTAACCCCGGTCGAAATCGAACCGTTCTACATCCATCCCACGTGGGAAGAACCCAAAGAGGGGATGCTCAACATTGCCATCGATCCGGCCCTCGCCTTCGGGACGGGGCACCATCCCACAACCGCATCGTGCCTGCGCGCCGTCGCCAAATACGTTCGTGCGGGAGACACCGTTATGGACGTCGGATGCGGCAGCGGGATACTGGCGATGGCGGCGCTTCGCAAAGGGGGCGTTGTGGATGCGTGCGATACCGATCCGCTATCGGTCGAAAACGCGGTTGCCAATGCTGCCCAAAACGGCCTCGAATACCGCCGTATCTGGGAAGGCCCCGTGCAGGAAAGTTCCGAACGTTACAACGTGATTATCGCGAACATCGTCGCGGATGTCCTTGTCTTCATCGCGTCGGACCTGAAAAAACGGTTAGAAGAGGGGGGTGTTCTGATCCTCTCAGGCATTATGGATAAATATGAAGATAAAGTGCTGCGCGCTTACAAGGCGATGGAGCTGACCGAGCGCATCGTCGAGAACGAATGGGTAACCCTCGTGATGACCCAAAAAGGAAATGGATAA
- the ftsH gene encoding ATP-dependent zinc metalloprotease FtsH, translating into MSQNESNPNPDKNGNFFNKNPLITFAIFSIVIIMLFKAFIGDENELAGKISGQNVTRTQEISYADLKRLIENKEVEKVSIGQTYIRAIGSDGNGKVAYTTRLVGNDPALIALLDKQGINYNGFSESNWFTEMFGWLFPFLIIIAIWMFFAGRMQRNMGGGILGMGTSKRLINSEKPKTKFDDVAGAQEAKEEVLEIVDFLRYPDRYVELGAKIPKGVLLVGSPGTGKTLLAKAVAGEADVPFFSVSGSSFIEMFVGVGAARVRDLFEQAKKDAPSIIFIDEIDAIGKSRAAGGMMGGNDEREQTLNQLLAEMDGFGTDTPIIILAATNRPEILDPALLRPGRFDRQVLVDKPDFQGRIDILNVHVKGIKKDLDVDIEEIARLTAGLAGADLANIVNEAALLAGRKNQKTVTQADLREAVERAIAGLSKKSRRIDEKEKKIVAYHESGHALLAETTKGAKKVSKVSIVPRGLAALGYTLNTPEENKYLMQRHELWAEVDVLLGGRAAEEVFIGEISTGAANDLERTTDIIKAMVQMYGMSDVAGLMVLEKQRSSFLGGGMTQSREYSDKMAEEMDAFIKHSLAERYNAVKARLEEYRGAIEKIVELLYEKENITGDQVREIIEAFEIENGIETKLEPRKEHMGETTISE; encoded by the coding sequence ATGAGCCAAAACGAGTCGAATCCGAACCCGGACAAAAACGGCAACTTTTTCAACAAAAATCCGCTGATCACGTTTGCCATCTTTTCGATCGTCATCATCATGCTCTTCAAAGCATTTATCGGCGACGAGAATGAGTTGGCGGGAAAAATTTCGGGTCAGAACGTTACGCGGACGCAGGAGATCAGTTACGCCGACCTCAAACGTCTGATCGAAAACAAAGAGGTAGAAAAGGTATCGATCGGCCAGACCTACATCCGCGCCATCGGCAGCGACGGTAACGGTAAAGTCGCCTATACGACGCGCCTCGTTGGGAACGATCCGGCCCTGATCGCGCTCCTGGACAAACAGGGGATCAATTACAACGGTTTCTCGGAGAGCAACTGGTTTACCGAAATGTTCGGATGGCTCTTTCCGTTTCTGATCATCATCGCGATCTGGATGTTTTTCGCGGGGCGGATGCAACGGAACATGGGCGGAGGGATTCTCGGAATGGGGACCTCCAAGCGTCTCATCAACTCCGAAAAGCCCAAAACCAAGTTCGACGACGTGGCCGGTGCGCAGGAAGCGAAGGAAGAGGTACTCGAGATCGTCGATTTTCTCCGTTATCCGGACCGTTACGTCGAGTTGGGGGCCAAGATCCCCAAAGGGGTACTCCTGGTAGGAAGCCCAGGTACGGGTAAAACGCTGCTTGCCAAAGCGGTGGCCGGGGAGGCGGACGTTCCGTTTTTCTCCGTTTCGGGTTCCAGCTTCATCGAAATGTTCGTCGGGGTCGGTGCCGCACGGGTGCGCGATCTGTTCGAACAGGCCAAAAAAGATGCTCCGTCGATCATTTTCATCGACGAGATCGACGCCATCGGTAAAAGTCGCGCCGCAGGCGGCATGATGGGCGGAAACGACGAACGCGAGCAAACGCTCAACCAGCTGCTCGCGGAGATGGACGGTTTCGGCACCGATACGCCGATCATCATCCTCGCTGCGACCAACCGTCCCGAGATTCTCGATCCCGCGTTGCTCCGTCCGGGGCGCTTCGATCGCCAGGTTCTCGTAGACAAGCCCGACTTCCAGGGACGGATCGATATCCTGAACGTCCACGTCAAAGGGATCAAAAAAGACCTCGACGTGGACATCGAAGAGATCGCGCGTCTCACCGCCGGACTCGCGGGGGCCGATTTGGCGAACATCGTCAACGAAGCGGCGCTCCTCGCCGGACGAAAGAACCAGAAAACCGTTACTCAGGCCGATCTGCGCGAAGCGGTAGAGCGGGCCATCGCCGGTCTTTCGAAAAAAAGCCGCCGTATCGATGAAAAAGAGAAAAAGATCGTTGCGTACCACGAAAGCGGTCATGCACTGCTGGCCGAGACGACGAAGGGAGCCAAAAAAGTTTCCAAAGTCTCGATCGTCCCGCGCGGTCTGGCGGCTTTGGGCTACACGCTCAACACCCCCGAAGAGAACAAATACCTGATGCAACGCCACGAATTGTGGGCCGAAGTGGACGTATTGCTGGGCGGCCGGGCGGCCGAAGAGGTCTTTATCGGGGAAATCAGTACCGGCGCGGCGAACGACCTCGAACGGACTACCGATATTATCAAAGCGATGGTACAGATGTACGGTATGAGCGACGTCGCCGGGCTAATGGTCCTTGAAAAACAGCGTAGCAGTTTTCTCGGCGGCGGGATGACACAGTCCCGCGAATACAGCGATAAAATGGCCGAAGAGATGGATGCGTTCATCAAGCATTCACTGGCGGAACGTTACAATGCGGTCAAGGCCCGGTTGGAAGAATACCGCGGCGCAATCGAAAAAATCGTCGAGCTGCTCTACGAAAAAGAGAACATCACCGGAGACCAGGTGCGTGAAATCATCGAGGCATTCGAAATCGAAAACGGCATCGAGACCAAACTCGAACCGCGTAAAGAACACATGGGCGAAACGACGATTTCCGAATAA
- a CDS encoding phosphatidylserine decarboxylase has protein sequence MNIQNDTFILSKRGWLIAAVAGALFLFFTMTGLHLFQFIFGALLIALLAIFRNPERNTAAYEPDAIISSVDGVVLSVEEVNVEEQKMFKMTVLNSLWDVSILRSPFDATVEGYKIRRGASLPLYNPLAETLNEKAVLSFRSSKGNEIYVEHVSEQNCFPIGIDAEVSQKLKEGARYGFLAKGRSVIYLPENVRLSVNAGNSLRAGESVIGYFAAA, from the coding sequence ATGAATATTCAAAACGATACTTTTATCCTCTCCAAACGCGGCTGGCTCATCGCCGCCGTTGCGGGTGCGCTCTTTCTCTTTTTTACGATGACGGGGCTCCATCTGTTCCAGTTTATTTTCGGCGCATTGCTGATTGCACTGCTGGCGATTTTCCGCAATCCCGAACGCAATACGGCGGCGTATGAACCCGATGCGATCATCAGCAGTGTCGACGGGGTGGTTCTGTCGGTTGAAGAGGTGAACGTAGAGGAGCAGAAAATGTTCAAAATGACGGTTCTCAATTCCCTTTGGGACGTATCCATTCTGCGGTCTCCGTTCGATGCGACGGTAGAGGGGTACAAGATTCGCCGCGGCGCATCGTTGCCGCTGTACAATCCTCTGGCCGAAACCCTGAACGAAAAAGCGGTGTTGTCGTTTCGTTCTTCCAAAGGGAATGAAATCTACGTCGAACACGTCAGCGAACAGAACTGTTTTCCCATCGGCATCGACGCCGAGGTGAGCCAGAAACTCAAAGAAGGAGCCCGTTACGGCTTCCTGGCCAAAGGTCGCAGCGTAATCTACCTTCCCGAAAACGTCCGCCTCTCGGTCAATGCCGGGAACAGCCTCCGCGCGGGTGAAAGCGTCATCGGCTATTTCGCCGCCGCCTGA